The Canis lupus familiaris isolate Mischka breed German Shepherd chromosome 7, alternate assembly UU_Cfam_GSD_1.0, whole genome shotgun sequence nucleotide sequence TTTGACTCTACGTTACCTTTGTTTtgagtataatttattttgttctaagcTTACATAACCAGTTCTTATAAAGGCTGTGTTGGACAGCTGTTGAGCAGGATCCCCAAGAAACCTAACAACTGGCTCCCACAGCCTAGCACTAGGCCATTTGGGAAGGAAGGAATATGTGGGCATCACATGGTGGTCAAGAGGTCAAGGTCAGCACGAGAAGACTCCCAGGGCACCCAGAGCCACCTGGCTAGAGCTGAGCAGCAGAGAGATGGTCGTAGCAATGTGGGGGCAAAGCCTGCTGTGGCCTGCTACCCTGCATGGCTCCTGGGCATGGGAGCAGCCAAAACCCAGTCCTGGGGCCTCCCCCAACACCCAGGGACCGCAGCCTCTGCTGAGGTCTGGACCACTCTCACCAGCGCATGGTTTGGAGCAGCCCACGTGTAGGAATGGGGGAGGTTGGGAGAGGGGTCTGTGCAGCTGCCCAAGCACCTGCTGGTGCTACTCATCTCTCTCGAGGGAGAACAGAACTGTCTCAACAGCCACAACTTCAATCAACATCGGTGCAACTGCCAAGcctaaaaatagaaggaaaggggAGATCTGCTCGGGAGGGCTGAGCTGTGTCCTTGGGTCGCACACCGGTACAGCCGGCCGCAGGATGGGAGTGGGAAGGACGGCAGCTGAGGTTCTATTTAGGAAGGCTGTCTTCAGTCTGCGAGGGCAGGCAGGGAGCCGCCCTGAGGACCGACGTGGGCAGACCCAGAGCGCCTGGGACGAGGCAGGCCGTCTACACAGGACTCACAACCACTCTAGCCAGGCAGGTGTTTTCCCTCACCTTCCAGGTAGGAAAGCTCAGTGTCAGAAAGGTCGGGAAGCCTGCACAAGACCCCCGAGCTCAGACAGCATGGCTCCTGCTTGCCCTCCTCACTtggatggaggaggagggcaaGCAGTCACCCGAGTAACTTCCACCAGCTTCAGCATTTGGACTATTTGAACTATGAACTGGACCCAGTGGCAGCTCCTATTTTGCAATATTGTGGCACTGAGACCATGCATATATGTACTCTACAGGACTCCTGCCAGGGCCAGTGTCCAAGGGCAGTGGCCATGGGCTGGCAACACAGTGCTGGAAAGAGGGGTCAGGATATTGTGGACGGGATGAGGCATTCGGCAGACAGCTGGTCCAGGTGACCTCCCTGCCCCAGAGGCCGTGGACTTGGATGTACCCAGGGCACTGTGGGGATGGCAAGGAAGACCCAGCTCCTACAGAGGGAGGGCCTGACTTACCATGTACAGGGAGCTCATCTCGGTTCTCTGaaaatattacctcatttaacctAACAAGTCGTGCAGTGGGTGTCATTTGGTGATGTGAAAAGTAAGTGACCCCAGCAGGTTCCACCCTGTGCCTTTGGCCTACAGCTCTAATGTTCCAAGGAAACTGGTACCAGGTCCCCCCAGGACCTTCCCTGATGCCTATGCCCCTGAAGACCTCTCTCCCAGGTGCCCAGAGCCATGCTGGGCAGGGACAGCCATCCATCAGCCACTGTGGGACTTACCCAAGGCACTGACCCCAGCTCCACTGACTCCCTGCCTGGGGTCGATTCTGTGGGACCAACAAGGACAGGTGAAGATATCCCAGCAGGCAGTATTATGTGGGGAAAGTCACAGGGGGCTTTAATGATGGCCCTTGTTCTGCCTGCCCTCCCTAGCTGAGGGCCTCTGACGTCCTACAACGTCCCACACCTTGATTTAGAGCTGTGGTTACTGCTGGGCCCTGGTCTGGCTCGGTCCCTGGGGCAGATTCACACACCCCGAGCCTCCCTGGCTTCCTCGTCGCTAACCTGGGGTGACCACCTGGCACCCAGCGCTGCTCCAGCAGCTGTGCTCACCACTCTCACCTCTATGCACATGATTCACTTCTCCCAGGACCTGAGAATTGGCTCCAGCTCCCGACAGAGCAGCAGAGTTGTTCCCAGTCACAGCCTGTAGGAGGGAGGTACTTGGATGTTCCTGCACCTGCAGAGGACCCCCTTGGGGGGAGAACCTGCCACAGCAAAGCAAGTCTGAGGCTctcacagaaggagaagaaaacgAGGCACTTCATCTACAGCTCTATGTCTTTAGATCTCCTTTTCTCAAGTTCAGACTAATGGAACTGTAACAAGAGCCTAAGTTACTTTGCTGGCTTTCAGGTGACAGAAAAGGACatgggagggatgcctgggtggctcagtggttgagcttctgcctttggctcaggacatgattctggaatccagaatcgagtcccacatcaggctccctgcaaggagcctgcttctccctctgcctgtgtctctgcctctctctctctgtgtctctcatgaataaataaataaaatctttaaaaaaaaaaaaagaaaagaaaagaaaaggacatggGGTTTGTGAAGTCAGGCGACCTGGGTTTAAAAGCAGATCTGTGACTGCTGCGTGACTACAGGTaagtcacttaccctctctgagcctctgcttcctcacttggaaaatgggaaaaagaagtgTATGGAGCGCATAGGATGGTGAGGAAGGTCAAATAAGATGTGAAAGCAATCTGTAGAAGGTGAAGCTTTAGGCGAATGTGAACTACTATTTACTGCGAAGAGAAAGCAACATTTAATGTTCAATCTCAGTAAACAGAACCTCAGGCAGTCAGTGTGTCAGAAATCCCTACTTCCATTCCCATGGTCTCTTTGTGTTTGTATCTGCTACTACGAGCCACTTCACAGCTTTCTGGAAGGAGGCAAAGTACAAAAACAAGCAAGACAGCTCCAAGGTGAAAAGCAAGGCTGGGAAAGGGCTCCTGCAGCGGGTCTTCCCGGGAACGGGGTCGGAGACGAGGCTGAGCAGCCCCAGAAACCCAGCCAGGACGATGGACACTGCCTGGATCAAGGGGAGTCAAGTCGCTCCCCAAAATACCGCCTGGAATCCCCCGGTTTTATACCTTCAGCCTCAGCGCAGAAATCGGAGTTTTGTTCTCTCTACAATTTTTAGAAGCAAAACAccttttggaaactttttttcctAAGCTACCAGTTTACCAACCACTCAGAGGCGAAGCCAGCCTGTAACAGGGTTTAAATGAGAGCAGCCAGGTCGGTGAGACACTGAGCTGCCACTGCAGTTTCAACATAGCGCACTCGGCGTTACCAGCACCATCCGTAACCCTGACTCACAGGCCCCGATGGAGCTGGGTGCAGGTATAAATAGCCCGTGTGTGTCAAAcataagaaaggaagggaagtttGGGGAATGAAGTGGAAATCATTGTGCCCAATTTAAACACAAAACATCTCAGCCTTGTCATTATTTACAACCCCCTGTGACAACTCCTACCCGAAGAGGAGAGAATGTCATATGGAAAATTCTAACTAAGCGAGTGTCCTCGCGTGGAGCTAACACAGGGAACAGCGCAGCGTCATGTCACCCCGCCGTGTCACCTCCCGGCCGCCGGATGCGCGTGGCACAAAGCAGGCACCACAGCATTTCTGGGCTCGCGGCCGCTTGGGGTCCTCGAGACAAGGCAGCCTTGCCAATGTTGAGCAGTCGATCTGCATTCATTGATTCTGTGATGGTTTGCGACTGATGGCAGCAGAGTACGGTCTGTGGTGGCAAAGGACTAACACTTTGAACATGTCGGGGTTTTAAAAAATCGTTTTTCCCTCGGATTCCCGCCTCCTCTTGACTTTGGACATAACTCCTGACCAACACAGCCCCAGGCCCCACTCCTGGTGTCCTGAGCCGGCTCTCCCAAAGCAGACGGCCTGCGGGGTCAGGGCCTTTGAGCCAGAGGCGAATGCATGCACCCCCAGGCCCTCCCACAGAAGCGCAGGCCGTGGCCAGGGGTCAGAAGAAACACGAGAGGCTCGGGTAGCCCGCCACGCCCTCGGGCTCCGAGGGTCCCACAGACGCGGCCTGGGTCTTGGGTCCTTCCACTCCTGGGCAGGCACCGTGCAGCCCCCGGCCGCCCCTCCCGCGTGGTCCTGGGGCTCCGTGTGCACGGCACGGAGCTGTGGGGAGGTGCGCTCAGGGACCGCTGCTTCAGCAGTCCTGGCTCAGGAGAGGTCCCACGGCCCAGAAGGGATCGCAACCCTGGGGCGGGCTGGGCAGCGACCCTGCGCTCCGTGACCTTGGCAGTCCACAGGTGTCTCTCACATGGCCCCATCTGGGTCCTTCTCCAGCCACCAGCACACGTGACCTCAGCCTCTGATGGTGCGCAGTCTGAGCTAAGAGCTCACTAGCGTGTAGATCATGCTGAAtatggagagaagaggaagagaaggggtgAGTGGGAGCCTTCAAGGGACTCAGATGGACCCTCACCAAAGGGGAGGGGTGGCTTCTTTCTCATCCTGGCGCTGGAGTGTCTGTCCCCTGCTGTCCCCACTTCCCACCACGTTGGACTAAACATCTGCTATGACCAAGTACTGTGTCCCTTGGATAAAAGATGTGATCGGCCTAAGTGACTGCGTGGTTATTATGTAATGGGGTTTAAATGAGACCAGCCAGGTTGGTGAGACACTGCAGGAGGGGGGAGCAGCTGCAGGTCTCTGGGGTGTGGAGTGCAGAGGATTCTCTTCCTATCAGCTGCCACATGCTCATGTGATGGCTGCATCCAGGACCCCAGATGATGCCACATCCTATCCCACTGCTGGAAAATGACCCTTATCACTATTCCAAGGCCCAATGTGTGAACACAGGCCATCTGCATATAGAAACTAAATGAATTCTTTATAGGGTCACTCCCTGGACCTCCTGTTTTTAATGGAATCCAGGCATCAAATGTGCATTGAGAGCATGTGTCCTGGAGGTCACGCATCCCTGTGCTTCTAGAAAGGGCTGAAGGCTAATTCTGCAAGATGGAGGATGTTCCATGCCAAAATATACCACTTAGCCTCCctggaacaaagaaaaacaaccacATTTTCACATCATAGAGAGGGAAATGGATAACCTCAGACAGAAAACCCAATGAAAGAAGCTCTGCTTTACTTCTAACCCTGCCTAGTTTCAAAGGCCCAGCAAGCTCCTCTAAGCACGTGCAGTTCCATCTCTGAGAACCTGGTACCTTTTGTGCCCACACAGCATCCCTGGCTAGGCCGGAGCTGGAGGCTCTCAGTGCACCTGGGGAAGCCAGGGGTCACATGAGAAGTGCATCGCTTGAGGGCACAGAGCCAGGGAGGGAAAAGCAAAAAGCCAAGGCCAATGCACTCTCCATGACAGCATCGAGTGACATCACAGATGCCCTTTACCTGCTCTACTCACTTGCAgtcactcactcattcagcaTTTATCGGGCGCCTCCTGCATGCCAGGCACCATTCCCGGTGCTGAGAAACATGGTGAGCCTGCAGTCCGGTGCCTGCCCTGAGGTGGTGCACAGCCAAGCTCCAGCAACAACCAGGAGCTCGTGAGTACGTCCTATGTGCTTGTGCACAAGCGAGTAAGACAGAGAGACGGGGTGTCTGCCATCAAGTCGGCCATAGATAAGATGGATATAGAGGCAGAGGAATAAACATGAAGGAAGTAGCATGACCCAGAGCGATGCAGGAGGGTGGTGCTACTTCACCTCTTGGTTTGAGAGATGGTTACATGGAGCAGGCAGACAGTCTACACTGGACTAACCTGCTCATGTTCCCATTAGCTAGGATCCACCCCAGGAACCTGCAAACACATCCTGGTCCACAGGGCACCCACTGGGTTGGTTAGCACACAATGCTGAGAAGAGCCTTGGCTGTGAGGCCATATAGACACCTCTCGACAAGGGCCTCGGACACACCTCTTAATCTCTGCGAGGTCTTGGGGAGCCCGAGGAAGCTGTGAGATGCTAACCCCACCATGACAGGCTCCCAGTGGCTGTCACTCCAGTCCAGCACTGTGCTCAGCCTGCACATAGCTATCCACATGCTTGGGTCCCCTTCTCCCGCGATGAGGTGACCAGGGCTGACAGTCCTGTGTGCCCCAGAGCCCTGGATCTAAGCAGCTGGGAGTTctggggtgggagaaatgggatCTTTGGGGAGCTCTGCAGAGCCTCAAGGCACCAGATTCAACAAAGAAGGGGGAGCCCTGGCCGCTACCCAGGGTCCCTGCAAGCAGGAGGAGTTGTCCTAATTTTGTTCTGGCAACGAAAATTAACAAATGCAGCATGAAGGCAGGGCCAGACTGAACTGAAGGACAGACAGTTAAACAGAATGTCTGGAACACGATCATTTACAGGATGATCACTCCTGGCCAATGGGCAGGAGCTGCCAACACCACCCCTGCCGCCCCCTCGTGCCCCCGCAGCCTCTCCAGAGATGCTTCAGAGACCCTCAGGCTCCTTGTAAGTTGACGCAGACAGTGTCCCAGGATGGTCCatagggaaggagggggaaggggtcATCCTGAGCCTAGACCAACTCTTGACCCCAAGAAGAATGTAGTAGAATAACTGTGAATCCCCTCCAAGGCTGAGTTATCCCCAAGGTAAGGTGTATGCTCAGGGCCTCGCGTCTTCTGGACGCTGGGACGTATATGGGCAAGGGGGCATATCCAAGCAGTATCCTGGGGGATGCCCAGCCACAAAATCCTGAGTCAGCCAATACaagcccaagaatctgcatttttaagaagTACATCCACCTCACTTGATGCAGAAAGCCCAAAGACCACACTTTCATAAGACTTTTCTCGAGCTTTCCTAAGACAGCCAGCAGTTAAGAGCCCCACGTCCGGGATCAGACTTGAGATGCACTTGCAGCTGTGACACAGGAAAGCATCCGACATCTGGGATTCAGGTTCCTAAATGTTAACATGTGGACGACGATGGCATCAAGCCCCTAGCCTGGGCCATACAAGCCACGCTCTTGGCTCCAAGCCCGGCTCATTTGTAAGTGTGGATAAATCAGCCAGGCCCCAGCCTGCCCCAAACCTGAGGCTGCCTTGCTAACACTCCCACCCTCCTCTTCCTCGCCTGGCTCCCATCAGCAGCAGCCCTGGGACGCCCGCAGATTTCGTGGCCACGGGTAGCGACCGGGTAGTGAGGTGGTAGATGAGGCGCCCCAGAGATGTGCCCAAGGAGGAACAGGAGGGAGACACTTTAAGAAAAGGCACCCTTGGGGCCCGAGCCATAAGGCAGTCTGTTTACGGCCATCTGCTTGGCTGGGCCGCTATGCGCAGAGGTGCAGACAAGGGAGGCGTCTGAACAATCGCAGAGTCAGCACGGTTTACGTAATGGGCATGGCGTTATGTAATATCGGGAGAGCTGTGAGCGTGCGCTTGCAATGACCCAGGGTGACAGCCACCCAGGGTCTCTGTTCTGCTCCCCAGATGCTTGCAAGGGGCCACAAGGCGAGGCGTCCAGGGGCTACAGAGAACGCAAGTGGCTGAGCTGTGGAGGGAGCCCTACGGGGGGAAGGAGTGATGAGCTGCAGCTCACCAACCCCCTCCCCAAGGTGTGGGGACAATGCGTTTCACTGTGCGGACCTACAGACGCGCCCGCCAGTGGGAGACCCCTGCAGGACCCTCATCGCCTCCGAGGCAGGTGGCTGGGGTCTTACCCAGCAGGCTGGAACCCCCACCCTCACAGGTCACCCCCTAGGGCCAGTGGTGGCCTGAAGTTGCCCCCATGTGCCGCAGGATGAAAGCACCAGGAGGGTCAGAAACTCACCAGTAAAGGTAGTAGAAGAAGGACAGCAAGTAGAATGCCAGCTTGCACCAGGCCTCCTTCTGGCAGTAGCTCAACGTGTCGGCATTCATGACCGCCGGCGGGTCGTAGGCTAGCTCCGAGCTATCTGCCGGGCAGTGGAAATACCTGCGGGGACAGAGGACACAGCACCCTTGGCTCTGAGGCTCGGATGGGACGTGGGAGGCCATCTGTGTCCAAGGGATCTCTACTAAGTGGTGGTCCACCTCTGCCCGCATCGTCGCCCACATCACAGCCTGGCAGTGTCCTGGAGCAGGGCGTAGCTCCCAGAGACAGGGACCCCGGCACGACGGGGATGGCACCCGCAAAGCCGCTCCAATAGAGGGAAACGTGTCACCCGGAGCTGCCTGTGGGCGCCAACAAGAGCCTCTTGCCCCAGGGGCGCAGGCACCCAGGTGGGTGTCAGCTCAGGAACAAGGGCGACTCCACCGGCCACAGTCTCTCTGAATCATTAATGACTGGGTTTATCCTCCACTCAGACCTGAACGCTAGGGGAGGGATGTCGCGTGCCTGCTGGGGTGTGGTGGGGTTCAGATACTATTCTCCTGGTGGAAggaccctgaacagccaaagaCCATTGGCTATGATGGGGACAGGGCAGCAGAGGGACCTGGGGCAGGAAAGCACAGGGAGTGGGCCAGAGGGAGGCTGAAGTCTATGCAGAAACACCCAGCAGGCTCATTCACAGGAGTGAGGGCCACCCTGGGGCTGACCTCTGGCCCCGGCACAGCCTCGGAGGGCTGCTGTCACTCTGGTGGAGGCAGGAGGCCCGGCCGGAGAGCAGCTTTAGGCAGATTTCTCCAGGGCTCAGAAGAGCGCCTGGTCACTAGCAACATGGGACCTGGTGTTCCAGCCGAGCCTCACCCCCTCAGAGGACAGCGACAGTGTCGGTCATCACAGGATGCCAGGAGGACAGCATAAGCCGATTCAGAGATGCTGCTGCTCTCAGTTCTCTAGGCCACTCCTTGCCTCCTAAGCGGGAGATTCAAAATCCAGGGGCCTCTGGGGAGACCTCGttcagtgggggcaggggcggcaGGGTGGCCAAGCGGCTTGGTGGAGAGAGCCGGGGCTCTGTGGCTCACCGGCCACCAGCCTGACACCTGACCTTTGCCAGCTGGCCACTggccctctgagcctcagctttgtCGTccgtaaaatggggatgaaaGTGCCCACTCCACGGGGCATCATGACGCATGGTGCTGGATGTGATACTCTGCCAAGAACAGGACTGAATGGAGGTGCCCGGGCTGCTTTCCACCAGCACCCGagagccagggcaggaggggccgAGTCCGCACAACGTCCCGGCCTGGGCCCgggggaggcaggagcagaaGCCCAAGGCAGACGGTGTTCAAGGACTCTCATTTTCAAAGGACCCTCCTCTCCCCATTTCTTTTCGTTTCCTGAGCACTTGGGAATTGCCAGAACTGACTCCACAGTCAGACAAGGTCCCCCAGGCGGGGACATGACAGCCACTCcctcacacacgcacacgcaaGGACTCTGTGTCCACCTCTCCCCTATGCTGGAAGAGCACCAGTCAGTCTTGTAAATCCACCACATCTTTGATTCCCTGGGCTGGCGACACGCTACTAGAAGGCTCTTAAATAGATTTCTCTTGCAGGGAGGGGGCTTTCACAGGGAGCAGGCCTGGTGACAAGGACACGGGCTATAATCCATACGGTGGGGGCTGAACCAGGCCTGCTGTGTCCCAGCTCAGCGAGTCTGGGCGACAGTCCCCCTGATCTGTGTGTGACACAGGGAGGGGTCCACCTGGTGGTGTGGATACTGGGTAAGCTGAGCCCACAAAGCCCCGGGGTGGGCAGGAAACAGATTCCAACAGCACAGTGTTCCCAGCTGACAGTCATCCATGACCTCCGTGGGTTACCGTCGCTCACAACAGGActctcctggggcgcctgggggctccaTCGGgtaggcatctgccttcgcctcgggccatgatcctggggtcctgggattgagtcctgcatcaggcttcctgctcgaGGGGggctctgcttcttcctttgcccatcccctccccctcacttgtgCCCTGTGTCACACTCGTTGGCTCTCTCTATacatcaaataagtaaattaagtcttaaaaaaaaaaacccacaggacTTTCTTGTGTCCCTGAgtcatttccctttttccctaAAGCTGCACTTCCTCCTACTCTAGGTCAATGGCGCCACCCctgccagccccacccctgccagcccgCAGAGCCGAGGCTGCCCTTgccccacccctgcacctgctCACTGGCCGAGCTCACATCCACAGACCCTCTCTGTCCATCCCCACTTCCATCACGCAGTAACCCTGGGGGTCCAGTTCTTGTGTCTCTTCACCTGAGATTCCACTGTGATCACCTAACTGGACACGTCCTCCCAAgttcaccctcctcccctctactCAGTGGCCATGGTCGCTTTCCTAACACCGAGTCAGGTAGTGCCACTTTCTCCCCCAAAAGTTTCTGAGAGCTTCCATTCCCTACAGAATACGTTGATTCCAACGCCCCCATCAGAGAGTTCTGGACCCTCCATGCCTGACCCCTCTGTGGTCCATCAAGCCCACATCCACCGTCCCTCCGAAAGCCGTGCATCCAGCCACACTAACCCAGTGCTGTCCTACCTCCGAGCTTGTGCTGGGCTCGCCCCCCACCTGCAGACTTCGCAGTGACCCCCTGCCTGTTTGCCCTAAATTTCTCTGCACGTCTGCGCGCATTCCTCACGTCTGCTAAGAATCTACTTCCCTCCACCACTGGGATAAACGTGCGTCAAAGGTGAAGATTCCATCTCAcacccacgttggactcccttaCAGGGCCGGGCGTGGGGCATGTCTCCCAGGTGCACTAGATGAAGGAGAATGTGCTGCAGACGTGACAAATGCCAGCTATGTTTCATGGTAAGAGGACGATGAGGAAATATGTGGGGCACAGCAGTGCTGGGAGCAAGGGGTCAAGGGTGCTTGATTCACCTGCACGGCAGCATTCTGCACCTCGGTTTCCCCTTCCTACCTCCTACGTCCATATGGCGACAGCATTTTACAAAGTCCAAATCACGTGATCGGATGCCTAGTCTTGACAgagaatagaatatttaaaatcagaaCTGTCCCAGAAAATCCAGCCCATCTGGTAGATGCTTTTTTATTCAGATattattcaggggcacctggggggctcagacagctaagcctctgacttttggtttcagctcaggtcatgacctcaggatcgtgagtggtggagccccatgtcaggctccttgctggggtGGAGCCTGTTCAGAATTCTCACTCTGTGCCCCATCCCCAggacaaacaaatctttaaaaaaaaaaaaacagagggcagtccaggtggctcagtggattagtgccgccttcagcccagggcatgatcctggagacccgggatcgaatcccatgtcaggctccctgcgtggagcctgcttctccctctgcctgtgtctctgcctctctctgtgtctctcatgaataaacaaaatcttaaaaaaaaaaaaaaaaagatataattcacatgccagaAAGTTCACCTTGTTAAAGTACACGATCCAGTGATTGTTAGCATGTTCAGAGAATTGTCCTGTTATCACTAGCACCTAGTTTGGGGACATCTTCACACCAAAAGAAGTAAGTCCACACCTGTTAGGAGGCCCCACCTGACCCTCccggcccctggcaaccaccgcCTACTTCCCTTCCCTTCAGACTTGCcccttctggacatttcacatgaaTGGCCTTTTGggactggctcctttcacttgTCGAGCTCTCAGGGCTCATCCATGTCGCAGCGCATATCACTACATCACTGCCTTTTATTACCAAATAATGTGTCTTTGCAAGGACATACCGTGTGtctgtccattcatctgttggtaaCCATGTGGACTGTTTCCATTTGGGGGTGATTTTGAATAGCTGCAGCTGCTTTCAACAACGATCCCTGTGGGCTGAGGCTGCAGCATGTGGAGCTGGTGAGAGAGGCCTTCCCTCACGGGGTGCCATCTGCGAGTAGCTTGCAAAGAAGGCCGCGGAGAACAGGTCTCcaaaaggcagagaagggagggaggcacaGGGCAGCCAGTCTGTTTGGGGGTCATTGTCTCTGGAGGGCCGGTGCCCAAGCAGATAGGAGGAAGCACAGAGCAGCCCCACCTCCAGACTTACCTCCAGAAGTGATAGAAAAGTAGAGGGACGTTCAGCCCCAGGGTGAGCCACTCCTGAGCACACAGGAACATGATGCAGAAGAGGCTGTGGATGCAGTATTCTGGTAGCACCAgctgcagggaggcagagacacaggcctgcATTACACGGGGTACGGTCACTCCTGCCCCCAGGCTGCCAACACACTGGCGACCCAGAGGCCTTCCTGCAGTGGCACCGAATCAGATGTAGCCCATCTCTGCTACATCCTCCTCCCTGTGGCCCCACAGCCACACTTCATGCCCACGTGCAGCAAACACAGGCTCTCAGGCACCCTACTTACCAGAATGGGCTATTGCTTCTAGGGGTCATCCTTGCCTGGCCGTGGAAAGCGAGAAGAGAAACACCCGCGATCCTGTAAGTGCCCTGCTCCTGGCTTTCCAGGCCTACGTACCCTCCTCTACAACCTGGCAAACCTAAAGCAAATACGTGTTTTTGTTTCAAATGTGGGCGGGCCAGGAAAAACAGAATTTCTCCTGATGGTAGGTGGACCAGGGGAGCCCAAAGATAATGGCAGTGACAATGGAGAACAGAGAGGCCAGCCTGGACCAGGAGATGCTGGGGGAGCTGGCAGGAAGACCAGGCTCCCCAGCCCCAATGCAGCCACGCCAGGGATAAGTGttaaaaagagtatttatttatttatttatttatttatttgtaaaaagagTTTAAAGTCATTACAAACTCCCCAGGATATTTACGTCGTAACAGAAATCAAAGTTGTGACTGTAAAGAAGAAATGTGGTTCCCCAGGCCAGTAAAGAAAcccagagatggagagggagtgCACCATCTTCCCCGTCACGTAGGAGCCAGTGCGAGGCCCATTGTTGAGCCGGCATGAATGCCTCTGAGCTCCGAGAAAAATCTTTCCAGCCAGTTTCGTGGGCTGATCTCAAATGCTGCTTCCTAAGGGAAGCCCCGCTCAGACCATCCCTCACCCCTGCAGCTCCTGCAGCCCTCTCAGGCCCGCTTCATGCTCCCTGACCTCACCTGGCGGACCTCCTggaccttcccctcccccaacgAGTCAgtgtctcctcccacccccagcacacacGCCCGCGCTGTCTCCTAGACTGAGCAAGTATGGGATGCGGTGAGGCGGCCAGGGTGTGGGTCTGCGGCAGGGGCTGCTGGCCTTACGGATGCAGCCTGGCTCACCAGCCAGGGCGTCTGTGGACAGAAAACAGACCGCCTCAAACTGTCCCATCTTTGGGCTCCTTCATCCCTCCCTGTGTTCACGGGGCTTAACTGCCCCAGACGACCCTGTAAGAGATGCGCTTCATGACCAAGCAGCATCTTCCTTACCCAGGAGTCTGCTCAGGGATGAACGTGTGGACCCATGCCTTGGAATCGAGGAGCTCTGGAGTCCCACCAATGGGGCCAGCTTTCCAGACACAGCAGCCCAGGTCACAGCCAGCCTGCAGGCCTCGGCCACCGGGGAAGAGTGGGCATCCCCACAGCCCCTCCTCACAGGACCGCCCACCAAGTGTCCCGGCTGcagccctgctcacctcccctgcGGAGTCCATGCTGGATTTCAGGCCCAGGGCCTCTCCCATCTTCAGGGCTTGATTTACAGTGGAAG carries:
- the CNIH3 gene encoding protein cornichon homolog 3 encodes the protein MAFTFAAFCYMLSLVLCAALIFFAIWHIIAFDELRTDFKSPIDQCNPVHARERLRNIERICFLLRKLVLPEYCIHSLFCIMFLCAQEWLTLGLNVPLLFYHFWRYFHCPADSSELAYDPPAVMNADTLSYCQKEAWCKLAFYLLSFFYYLYCMIYTLVSS